A genomic stretch from Strongyloides ratti genome assembly S_ratti_ED321, chromosome : 1 includes:
- a CDS encoding Astacin-like metalloendopeptidase: MPTQQMLVNIILIILFTNVLSIDNPRNVSESTLDIASDAAELKYLLHEIKSQSAKKFGIFSDSLIISGVEEMKKATFNDGTEASINRKVSDDLFENDILLNIEQAHEILTEVKNEKRLLKRQAQPGLKFMWTNKKISYVFGYNDYIWQQLIKRALSHIEEQTCIRFFENGPTYDKLQFIRGSGCWSNVGRQGGRQQVSIGYGCDSLGIVAHETLHALGLWHEQSRYDRDDYIRIDWTKIFRGTQSNFEKRTPVTSDNMDMAYDLGSVMHYGSKAFSTDWSSYSIVTKNSIYQQTIGQRRGISYKDAKMINLRYCMDICKNQLKCMNGGYTDPNNCQKCRCPTGYSGTLCNRVQASSIRSCNGGELRGTGNWKILTSPYLNAGINCFWRITAPADKKIELKFEKLNFPCSDVCDSYIEVKYLSDKTITGARMCCLPPTKSIITKEVGTDVILNFYGDASVQNGYHGFLVKYRILTEDESPVEGYLENLLTTTSPQEKGEWSAWGEWSTCSRPCGGCGTRIRVRACYPEHLKCDGDFQDTESCNQHVCKTIDTKKNQRCMGRLVMPCDLMEKLDFGTTRSSDSSKENDIPYLPTNSKNLHIVNKGKKLMNKRKKRFVDGDKQMEEESICEKKFSYNCPTNLLTINVDWKKPNDNYQIGMCCSGYKPNKSNVCVLV; this comes from the exons atgCCCACTCAACAGATGttagtaaatattatattaattatattattcacCAATGTATTATCAATTGACAATCCTAGGAATGTCTCGGAAAGTACATTAGACATAGCAAGTGATGCAGctgaattaaaatatttattacatgAGATTAAATCTCAGTCTGCAAAGAAGTTTGGAATTTTTTCAGATTCATTAATTATCTCTGGTGTTGAGGAAATGAAAAAGGCAACTTTTAATGATGGAACAGAAGCATCAATAAATAGAAAAGTATCTGATGATCTTTTTGAGAAtgatattcttttaaatattgaacAGGCTCATGAAATTTTAACTGAAGTTAAGAATGAAAAAAGGTTACTTAAAAGGCAAGCCCAACCAGGGTTAAAATTTATGTggacaaataaaaaaattagttatgTTTTTGGAtataatgattatatttggcaacaattaataaaaagagcTTTATCTCATATTGAGGAACAAACATGTATAagattttttgaaaatgGTCCAACTTATGATAAACTTCAATTTATACGTGGATCTGGATGTTGGTCAAATGTAGGAAGACAAGGTGGTCGTCAACAAGTATCTATAGGTTATGGTTGTGATTCT ttggGAATTGTTGCTCATGAAACATTACATGCTCTTGGATTATGGCATGAACAATCAAGATATGATAGAGATGATTATATTAGAATTGATTggacaaaaatatttagaggTACACAAAGTAATTTTGAGAAACGTACTCCAGTAACAAGTGATAATATGGATATGGCATATGATCTTGGATCTGTTATGCATTATGGATCTAAAGCTTTTAGTACAGATTGGTCAAGTTATTCAATTGTAACAAAAAATTCTATATATCAACAAACAATTGGACAAAGAAGAGGTATATCATATAAAGATGCAAAGATGATTAATTTGCGTTATTGTATGGATATCTGtaaaaatcaattaaaatgTATGAATGGTGGTTATACTGATCCAAATAATTGTCAAAAATGTCGTTGTCCAACAGGATACTCTGGAACATTATGTAATCGTGTTCAAGCAAGTAGTATTCGTTCATGTAATGGTGGTGAATTAAGAGGAACAGGAAATTGGAAAATACTTACTAGTCCTTACCTTAATGCAggaattaattgtttttggAGAATTACTGCTCCagctgataaaaaaatagagttaaaatttgaaaaattaaatttccCATGTTCTGATGTTTGTGATAGTTATATTGAGGTGAAATATCTTTCTGATAAAACAATTACAGGAGCAAGAATGTGTTGTTTACCACCAACAAAATCTATTATTACTAAAGAAGTTGGTACAGATGTTATATTGAACTTTTATGGAGACGCCTCTGTTCAAAATGGTTACCATGgatttttagttaaatacCGTATATTAA ctGAAGATGAAAGTCCTGTTGAAGGATATTTGGAAAATCTTTTAACAACTACTAGCCCACAAGAAAAGGGTGAATGGTCTGCATGGGGAGAATGGAGTACTTGTTCACGCCCATGTGGTGGTTGTGGAACTCGTATTCGTGTACGTGCTTGTTATCCAGAACACCTTAAATGTGATGGTGATTTTCAAGATACAGAATCATGTAATCAACATGTTTGTAAGACAAttgatacaaaaaaaaatcaaagaTGTATGGGAAGATTAGTTATGCCTTGTGATTTAATGGAAAAACTTGATTTTGGTACAACAAGATCAAGTGACTCatcaaaagaaaatgatattCCATATCTTCCAactaatagtaaaaatttacacATAGTTAATAAaggtaaaaaattaatgaataaaagaaaaaaaagatttgttGATGGTGATAAACAAATGGAAGAAGAATCTATTTGTGAAAA aaaattttcatacAATTGTCCAACAAACCTATTGACAATTAATGTTGATTGGAAAAAGCCTAATGACAACTATCAAATTGGAATGTGTTGCTCAGGATACAAGCcaaataaaagtaatgtGTGTGTCCTAGTATAG
- a CDS encoding Multiple coagulation factor deficiency protein 2 gives MKFLVTFIIIFSHIIFGHEFGKEDSIHDKGHLKEHLQNKIDIDNTEWTEDQERYYYFTLHDSNKDNIIDGIEIMKAYTHHDHRVDGTKPQLEDYQIENLVDAVLHEMDQNNDGFVTYAEYVDKTKRKKY, from the exons atgaaatttttagttacatttattataatattttcacatattatttttggaCATGAATTTGGTAAAGAAGATTCTATTCATGATAAAGG ACATTTGAAGGAACatcttcaaaataaaatagatattgATAATACAGAATGGACTGAGGATCAAgaaagatattattattttactctTCATGATtcaaataaagataatataattgATGGTATAGAAATAATGAAAGCTTACACTCACCATGATCATAGAGTTGATGGAACTAAACCACAATTAGAAGATTATCAGATAGAAAATTTAGTTGATGCTGTGTTACATGAAATGGATCAAAATAATGATGGTTTTGTAACGTATGCTGAGTATGTTGATAAAACAAAacgaaaaaaatattag
- a CDS encoding Putative deoxyribonuclease TATDN1 — translation MLKFHHHISKTILGTFQKMAKSSKSLPDISSIKLNNKLTDIGCNLGHPSFKNDFEEVLKRANQAGVEKIMITGPNVSGSKEVCELAKTKPGLFYFTAGVHPHEAKEFNENTISEINELLKESHCVASGECGLDYNRMFSTKEEQLVCFEEQLKLACKVKKPLFLHEREAHDDMVMLLTKYKSELPPAVIHCFTGTAKEAEKYISMGLYIGLTGFLAKDKTDNGVQYALKNGIIPLNRLMIETDAPYMYCNIGNKKLKKIKESMSDEAKALHKYSSFERNEPCAMAAIVEVIAHFMGETVEKVAEETHKNSMIVFGLQ, via the exons ATGTTAAAATTCCACCATCATATTTCAAAAACTATTTTAGGAACATTTCAAAAAATGGCAAAATCTTCCAAATCACTACCAGATATTTcttcaattaaattaaataataaattaactgATATTGGATGTAATTTGGGTCATCCCTCATTTAAGAATGACTTTGAAGAAGTATTGAAGAGAGCCAATCAAgcag gtgttgaaaaaataatgattacAGGACCTAATGTTTCTGGGAGTAAAGAAGTTTGTGAACTAGCAAAAACCAAACCAggattgttttattttacagCAG GTGTTCATCCTCATGAGGCAAAagaatttaatgaaaatacaATTTCAGAAATcaatgaattattaaaagaatctCATTGTGTTGCTAGTGGTGAGTGTGGACTTGATTATAATAGAATGTTTTCTACAAAAGAAGAACAATTGGTGTGTTTTGAggaacaattaaaattagcATGTAAAGTTAAAAAACCACTTTTCCTTCATGAAAGAGAAGCTCATGATGATATGGTAATGTTGTtgacaaaatataaatctgAACTTCCACCTGCTGTGATACATTGTTTTACCGGTACTGCAAAAGAGGCAGAAAAGTATATATCAATGGGTCTTTATATTGGATTGACGGGATTTTTAGCTAAAGATAAAACTGATAATGGTGTACAATATGCATTAAAAAATGGAATAATTCCATTAAATAGGTTAATGATTGAAACTGATGCTCCATATATGTATTGTAATATTGGTAATAAaaagctaaaaaaaattaaagaatctATGTCTGATGAGGCTAAGGCTCTTCATAAGTATTCTAGTTTTGAAAGAAATGAACCATGTGCAATGGCAGCTATTGTTGAAGTCATAGCACATTTTATGGGTGAGACTGTTGAAAAGGTGGCAGAAGAGACTCATAAAAATTCAATGATTGTCTTTGGGTTgcaataa
- a CDS encoding Carboxylesterase, type B domain-containing protein has translation MVHLLVKSSPLLIFIFLYLFYLLLSKYRASEYPVISTSLGKIQGKYFTLKNNDIACLFYGIPFAEPPINERRFKKPFKKVPWNGILKADKNPKACVPHINITKKSTNFSEDCLFINIITPSVEKNKLFPVVLWIHGGGYSIGSSLFNNIDEISNVFISNKIIFVTLQYRLGPLGFWDQAMALSFIYHEIEKFGGDKNKITIIGGSAGGASAGSLSISPITYHMIDKIIELSGSFLSKWSNFDVDVLEENSKKFIDKLSCTNNVLETTINCLQNKSLTKILEVSENIYKNFNTLHFGSFGSTINGEFFSGGVINNVEKSKDIISLTSLMSEEAGYFTILKKAKSINKMMLNNNTIKYLNESILSNFIDEKILKDTFYITDIEIRKKLIEKILNFYLYKNFNIKKINDTKVFFTVYTKILSDVKFNLPSIKLAILRNKFMHNNYFSYLSYYNPNWNTINRPIYFNQK, from the exons atgGTACATTTATTGGTAAAATCAAGTCCATtacttatatttatatttttgtatttattttatttgttattatcTAAATATAGAGCATCTGAGTATCCTGTTATTTCTACAAGTTTAGGTAAAATACaaggaaaatattttacattaaaaaataatgatattgcATGCCTTTTTTATGGTATACCATTTGCTGAACCACCAATAAATGAAAGAAGATTTAAA aaaccttttaaaaaagtacCATGGAATGGGATATTAAAGGCTGATAAAAATCCAAAAGCATGTGTTCCacatattaatattactaaaaaatcTACCAATTTTTCGGAAGATTgcctttttataaatattataacacctagtgtagaaaaaaataaactttttccTGTTGTTTTATGGATTCATGGTGGTGGTTATTCAATTGGAAGtagtttatttaataatattgatgagatatcaaatgtttttatatcaaataaaattatatttgtgACACTTCAATATAGACTTGGTCCATTAG GTTTTTGGGATCAGGCAATGGCattaagttttatttatcatgaaattgaaaaatttggtggtgataaaaataaaattacaattattgGTGGTAGTGCAGGTGGTGCTTCAGCTGGTTCTTTATCAATTAGTCCAATTACTTATCATatgattgataaaattattgaattaAGTGGAagttttttatcaaaatggTCAAATTTTGATGTTGATGTATTGGAggaaaattcaaaaaaatttattgataaactTTCATGTACAAATAATGTTTTAGAAACAACAATTAATTGTTTACAAAACAAAAgtttaactaaaatattgGAAGTAtctgaaaatatatataaaaattttaatacccTTCATTTTGGTTCATTTGGCTCAACTATTAATGGGGAATTTTTTTCTGGAGGAGTAATTAATAATGTTGAAAAATCAAAAGACATTATATCATTGACATCACTAATGTCAGAGGAAGCTGGATATTTTA ctATACTTAAAAAGgcaaaaagtataaataaaatgatgttaaataataatactataaaatacttaaatgaaagtattttatctaatttcATAGATGAAAAGATATTGAAagatactttttatattactgACATTGAAATAAGAAagaaattaattgaaaaaatattaaatttttatctttataaaaattttaatattaaaaaaattaatgatacaaaagttttttttactgTTTATACTAag ATACTGTCAgatgttaaatttaatttaccaTCAATAAAATTAGCCATACTTCGCAATAAATTTATgcataataattatttttcctATCTTTCATACTACAATCCTAATTG GAATACCATCAACAGGCCAATTTATTTCAACCAAAAatga
- a CDS encoding GPCR, rhodopsin-like, 7TM domain-containing protein codes for MSLSNNTTYCEPLSKNSAELIVDGPLTLLCVILGVIGNVQAILFLQSCKLNRRLVANMTVLFIWDCLLLIVAVLYYSLTSFFELFQIPIQMDKFIVIFHGPASITLTSSIWLTLLIVIYRYLAVIKPFNGIDGSIYTIINNSSSFTQKIKFYKIPLIVVGLAILINIPIFFEMSYQDCYDKKTSTWSKNANPTPLRINPMYKTFYRLILKTTLESFIPFILAATLLALTQITVMKSNQRRMQLAPGSQRDHNEKAASYMAVIIVFKFLILHFLRVSLDVWEVFIDPTDIFDLLAKLSNVLVTINSATNYLVYLGKRSPKNTNIRGKQLTLKVKSNDECHILMVKKNSNQSTNNN; via the exons atgTCTTTATCAAATAACACAACATATTGTGAACCGTTATCAAAAAATAGTGCCGAGTTAATTGTTGATGGACCTTTAACATTACTTTGTGTTATACTTGGTGTCATTGGAAATGTTCAagcaattttatttttacaatctTGTAAATTAAATCGTAGATTGGTTGCAAA tatgACAGTTCTATTTATTTGGGATtgtcttttattaattgtagCTGTATTGTATTATTCACTTACTTCATTTTTTGAACTTTTTCAAATACCTATACAAATGGATAAATTTATCGTAATATTTCATGGCCCAGCCTCTATTACTTTAACAAGTAGTATTTGGTTAACATTACTTATCGTTATTTATAGATATCTAGCTGTAATTAAACCTTTTAATGGAATAGATGGTTCCatatatacaattataaataattcatcTTCTTTCacacaaaaaataaaattctaCAAGATTCCATTAATTGTTGTTGGATTAGCAATACTAATAAATATaccaatattttttgaaatgaGTTATCAAGAttgttatgataaaaaaacatCAACATGGAGTAAAAATGCAAATCCAACACCTTTAAGAATTAATCCTAtgtataaaacattttatagattaattttaaaaactacaCTAGAATCATTTATACCATTTATTTTAGCTGCTACATTATTAGCATTAACACAAATAACTGTTATGAAAAGTAATCAAAGACGAATGCAATTGGCACCTGGAAGTCAACGAGATCATAATGAAAAAGCTGCCTCTTATATGGCagtaataattgtttttaaatttttaattctccATTTTTTACGAGTTTCATTGGATGTTTGGGAAGTATTCATAGATCCAACAGATATATTTGATCTTCTTGCAAAACTCAGCAACGTCCTAGTAACTATTAATag tgcTACAAATTACCTTGTTTATTTAGGTAAAAGATCTccaaaaaatacaaatattagAGGAAAACAATTAACACTTAAAGTTAAAAGTAATGATGAATGTCATATattaatggtaaaaaaaaatagtaatcagtcaacaaataataattaa
- a CDS encoding Multiple coagulation factor deficiency protein 2, whose protein sequence is MSFYLYIIILCLSIIYTNSSQTLKQFHNKKDLKEHLQNLINVDNTEWSKDQEIFYNFKMYDSNDDFYLDGKEIIDEFINHNHNIDTTALPTDEALEILVDDILKESDLNNDGLISYSEYHILMLKK, encoded by the exons atgtctttttatttatatataattattttatgtctaagtattatttatacaaattcATCTCAGACATTAAAACAATTTCACAATAAAAA aGATTTAAAGGAACATctacaaaatttaattaacgTTGATAATACAGAATGGTCAAAAGatcaagaaatattttataattttaaaatgtatgaTAGTAATGATGATTTTTATTTGGATggaaaagaaataattgaTGAATTTATTAATCACAATCATAACATTGATACAACAGCTCTCCCAACAGATGAAGCTTTAGAAATTTTAGttgatgatattttaaaagaatctgacttaaataatgatggtttaatatcatatagtgaatatcatattttaatgcttaaaaaataa
- a CDS encoding Uridine 5'-monophosphate synthase, with the protein MNYQLLDALMQKDVVKLGDFVLKSGLKSPIYIDLRPLISTPNILSLAADALVNLIKGSNADYDYIVGVPYAALPVATLVCEKLNKPMLMKRKEVKAYGTKKLIEGIYKRGGKCLIVEDVVTSGMSIQETVDALEKEGLVCRDVFAVLDRQQGGSEKLLKNKIILKTCVNMDNILEYLINKGTIDNKRRDDIKRMLDNPEKHVEDKEVVSWDISKRSSLFKNPLNKKIFDYMLMKKSNLCVAVDYTKTKDIMHIVDLIKDDIICLKLHCDIIEDFTLEFIHDLSKIAETHNFIIFEDRKFADTGNTVELQLSKGLYHISEWANLVTVHSVSGDSILKTVKKVMDSNGSKLKGSLIIAELSTKGALTNDDNYIEKTKKMAIDNSDSVSGFITQKRCLDDPSFLYWTPGVNLNATSDGAGQQWRSIDKAIIDDGNDIIIVGRAITNAGPDENIKKEVKRYKECGWNAFHNKQ; encoded by the coding sequence ATGAATTACCAATTATTGGATGCATTAATGCAAAAAGATGTTGTTAAGTTAGGTGATTTTGTCTTAAAAAGTGGATTAAAAAGTCCTATATACATTGATCTGAGACCATTAATATCAACaccaaatattttatcacttGCTGCTGATGCTTTAGTTAATTTGATTAAAGGAAGTAATGCTGATTATGATTATATTGTTGGTGTTCCATATGCTGCATTACCTGTTGCTACTTTAGTTTGTGAAAAACTTAATAAGCCTATGTTAATGAAAAGAAAAGAAGTTAAAGCTTATGGAACAAAGAAGCTTATTGAAGGAATATATAAAAGGGGTGGTAAATGTTTAATTGTTGAAGATGTTGTTACATCAGGAATGAGTATACAGGAAACTGTTGATGCATTAGAAAAGGAAGGTCTTGTTTGTAGGGATGTATTTGCTGTTCTTGATAGACAACAAGGTGGTAGtgaaaagttattaaaaaataaaattattttaaaaacatgtGTTAATATGGATAACATTcttgaatatttaattaacaaaggaacaattgataataaaagaagagatgatattaaaagaatgttAGATAATCCAGAAAAACATGTTGAGGATAAAGAGGTTGTTTCATGGGATATCTCAAAACGTTCTTccttatttaaaaatccacttaataaaaaaatttttgattatatgTTAATGAAGAAGTCAAATCTTTGTGTTGCTGTTGATTATACAAAAACAAAAGATATAATGCATATTGTTGATCTTATCAAAGATGATATTATATGCCTCAAGTTACATTGTGACATTATTGAAGATTTTACCTTAGAATTTATACATGATCTTTCAAAAATTGCCGAAActcataattttatcatttttgaAGATAGGAAATTTGCTGATACTGGAAATACAGTCGAGTTACAGTTATCTAAAGGTTTGTATCATATTAGTGAATGGGCAAATCTTGTTACTGTTCACTCTGTATCAGGTgattctattttaaaaacagtTAAGAAAGTAATGGATAGTAATGGATCAAAATTAAAGGGTTCTTTAATTATTGCTGAGTTAAGTACAAAAGGTGCTTTAACTAATGATGataattatattgaaaaaactaaaaaaatggCTATAGATAACAGTGATTCTGTATCTGGTTTTATTACACAAAAACGTTGCCTTGATGATCCATCTTTCCTTTACTGGACACCTGGAGTAAATCTTAATGCTACTTCTGATGGAGCAGGTCAACAATGGAGATCCATAGATAAAGCTATTATTGATGATggaaatgatattattattgttggTAGAGCAATAACTAATGCTGGTCctgatgaaaatattaaaaaagaagttaAACGTTACAAAGAATGTGGATGGAATGCTTTTcataataaacaataa
- a CDS encoding G protein-coupled receptor, rhodopsin-like family and GPCR, rhodopsin-like, 7TM domain-containing protein, which yields MNNLNIESSLPPCNNDHTMYISIKNNVDSDYLSIWIQGPISIIILTLGLFGNIHSIKVVFQSTINTSTTISLIALALWDVVLLVISFFHHNLYTFVLWLDEYSNNKNIFKNWVFNKLKYNPYLSACILNGLLACAHMASTWMLIYVTAQRFFAVSRPLSFISHESMSSKKKRRTSYVKSSIVKIKIPCLLSIVSAIISLPCSFEYYVDECLNSTGYVVKIVQTSSLIENRNYIIFYRSILLPILQSFGPITIISILTYKTINSLKMMMHRRALILLQQGRNSIFFSDKDKTKSLQLISALLLGKFVVLRCFPTFLEIVKLIYGQKFLLTDVADLLIILNSATNCFVFVVIKAVFETRRLKKARERQREMVVNTAVQMLRISRFIASDKSLLLGYDHEDVQTISSNLA from the exons atgaataatttaaatatagaaTCATCATTGCCACCCTGTAATAATGATCATACAATGTATATTAGtatcaaaaataatgtaGATTCAGATTATTTATCTATATGGATTCAAGGACcaatatcaataataattttaactttagGATTATTTGGAAATATTCATTCAATTAAAGTTGTTTTTCAATCTACAATTAATACATCAACAACAATAAGTCTAATTGCATTGGCACTTTGGGATGTTGTGCTCCTtgtaatatcattttttcatCATAATCTTTATACATTTGTCTTGTGGCTTGATGaatattcaaataataaaaatatctttaagaattgggtttttaataaacttaaatACAATCCATATTTATCAGCATGTATTTTAAACGGATTGTTAGCATGTGCTCACATGGCTTCT acaTGGATGCTTATTTACGTCACAGCTCAAAGATTTTTTGCTGTTTCAAGAcctttatcatttataagtCATGAATCAATgtcatcaaaaaaaaaaagaagaactTCATATGTTAAATCttcaattgttaaaataaagattCCGTGTTTATTAAGTATTGTATCAGCTATAATATCACTTCCATGCTCTTTTGAATATTATGTTGATGAATGTTTAAACTCTACCGGTTATGTTGTTAAAATT gtTCAAACTAGTTCTTTAATCGAAAATAGAaactatattatattttatcgtTCAATATTATTACCAATATTACAAAGTTTTGGTCCAATTACAATAATTTCAATACTTACatataaaactattaataGTCTAAAAATGATGATGCATAGGAGAGCTTTAATATTACTTCAACAAGGTagaaatagtatttttttttctgataaAGATAAAACAAAAAGTCTTCAATTGATAAGCGCATTATTATTAGGAAAATTTGTAGTATTAAGGTGTTTTCCaacatttttagaaattgttaaacttatttatggtcaaaaatttttattaactgaTGTAGcagatttattaattattctaAATTCAGCCACAAATTGTTTTGTTTTTGTTGTCATAAAAGCAGTATTTGAAACAAGAAGACTTAAAAAAGCAAGAGAACGACAAAGAGAAATGGTTGTTAATACTGCTGTACAAATGTTACGAATATCAAGATTTATAGCATCTGATAAATCATTATTACTTGGTTATGATCATGAAGATGTTCAAACAATATCAAGTAATTTAGCTTAG
- a CDS encoding LD35640p: MSSDSTNQEIYNDSLIQSKEQTAISTPSGIKRAFKEEDGNSSSSPVSKRANTDIITDNMNSVQIQRPSGGFGNAPGIIPLNPSMENIGPGEDGSVELMEVPDHTVGLVIGRGGEQIQNIQATCGCRVQMATTANARNCREVTLTGNKDAILKAKNMINEIVNTVKQGSPTSTQPRVIHAEMSIPGRKCGLIIGKNGDTIKNLQQQTGAKMMLIQETHTTSDLPKILKINGAYEQVEAAKKAVLDILNAHEVNNGGSNNTPTSQVTRPQSQRFTNPSEGGSYVGEVIVPKTAVGMIIGKNGETIKRLAFDTGAKVQFKPDSNPEGTDRTAVIQGTAEQISIATRLISEIVNKCGGNGQNQETVYMPVPSNKTGLVIGKSGETIKSLIAESSAHIELARDYPCDANEKVFSIKGTPYAISLAQHLIRIKIGEVSVGTPMPSYNPQMQGHVYPGYQNPSYLPNQQCFSGNNQPTQWNNQEAFYQLGGNFTGSAPYGSGMGYNSQQSGQMQNGQAPTTPVGAVGSVPQSQGNQPDYSADWARYYRSVGMIEHAEAIEKLLKKNTNGAGTGPVNGNPATYQSNFDGNRGMNGQHGSGTQSSGPYKYPQ, from the exons ATGTCTTCTGATTCAACCAATCAAGAAATATATAACGATTCTTTAATACAGTCTAAAGAG CAAACCGCAATATCAACCCCAAGCGGAATCAAAAGAGCATTTAAGGAGGAAGACGGCAATTCTTCAT CATCACCTGTCTCCAAGAGGGCGAATACAGACATTATCACTGACAATATGAATTCTGTTCAAATTCAAAGACCATCTGGAGGTTTTGGTAATGCTCCTGGGATCATTCCGTTAAATCCAAGCATGGAAAATATTGGGCCAGGAGAAGATGGATCTGTTGAATTGATGGAAGTTCCTGACCATACAGTTGGGTTAGTTATTGGAAGAGGTGGAGAACAGATCCAAAATATTCAAGCAACTTGTGGATGCCGTGTACAAATGGCAACAACAGCAAATGCTCGTAATTGTAGAGAAGTTACTTTAACCGGGAATAAAGACGCTATTCT taaagctaaaaatatgattaatgAAATTGTAAACACTGTGAAGCAAGGAAGTCCAACTTCGACACAACCTCGAGTAATTCATGCAGAAATGTCAATTCCAGGAAGGAAATGTGGGCTTATTATAGGTAAAAATGGTGATACCATAAAAAATTTGCAACAACAAACAGGTGCAAAAATGATGTTAATTCAAGAAACACATACAACTAGTGATCTacctaaaattttaaaaattaatggtGCTTATGAACAAGTTGAAGCTGCAAAAAAAGCAGTTCTTGATATATTGAATGCACATGAAGTTAACAACGGTGGTAGCAATAACACACCAACAAGTCAAGTTACTCGTCCTCAAAGTCAACGATTTACTAACCCAAGTGAGGGTGGTTCTTATGTTGGTGAGGTTATTGTTCCTAAAACTGCTGTTGGTATGATTATTGGAAAAAATGGAGAAACGATAAAAAGATTAGCATTTGATACAGGTGCTAAAGTTCAATTTAAACCTGATTCAAATCCTGAAGGTACAGATCGTACAGCAGTCATACAAGGTACTGCAGAACAGATATCTATTGCTACAAGACTAATATCTgaaattgtaaataaatgtGGTGGAAATGGACAAAATCAAGAAACTGTATATATGCCAGTACCATCTAACAAGACTGGACTTGTTATTGGTAAAAGTGGTGAAACTATCAAGTCT cttaTTGCTGAATCATCTGCACATATTGAACTAGCTCGTGATTATCCTTGTGATGCGaatgaaaaagttttttctattaaaggAACACCGTACGCAATTAGTCTTGCTCAGCATCTTATTCGTATAAAAATTGGTGAAGTTTCTGTTGGTACACCAATGCCTAGTTATAATCCACAAATGCAAGGGCATGTGTATCCAGGATATCAAAATCCCAGTTATCTACCAAACCAACAATGTTTTTCAGGAAACAATCAACCAACTCAATGGAATAATCAAGAAGCATTTTATCAGTTGGGAGGCAATTTTACTGGCTCAGCTCCATATGGAAGTGGAATGGGTTACAACTCACAACAAAGTGGACAGATGCAGAATGGACAAGCTCCTACAACTCCAGTTGGTGCTGTTGGAAGTGTTCCACAAAGTCAAGGAAATCAACCAGATTACTCAGCAGATTGGGCTCGATATTATAGAAGTGTTGGAATGATAGAACATGCAGAAGCTAttgaaaaattgttaaaaaagaatactAATGGGGCTGGAACAGGACCAGTTAATGGTAATCCAGCTACATATCAAAGTAATTTTGATGGAAATAGAGGAATGAATGGACAACATGGTTCTGGGACACAGTCATCTGGTCCATACAAATATCCTCAGTAA